Proteins encoded in a region of the Paenibacillus sp. E222 genome:
- a CDS encoding ABC-F family ATP-binding cassette domain-containing protein — protein MNIMTVEQVAKSYGEKILFKDASFGMGDQDKIGVVGVNGTGKSTFLRVIAGMEPADEGQISIGNDVRIQFLAQNPQFNPDNTVLQQVFEGDSPEMKTVREYTETMELLELNPSDPALQERLLRLNQQMEQLQVWQMESEAKSILSKLGIRQFDALMGTLSGGQRKRVALASALIHPCELLILDEPTNHIDNDSVVWLEQYLQKRRGALLMITHDRYFLDRVANVMLELDHGRLFRYEANYTRFLELKAEREERESASEQKRQNLLRTELAWIRRGAKARTTKQKARIDRFEQLKDQQGPNRSGSLEVSVGSTRLGKKILEIEHLSKSADGRKLIDDLSYIAVPGDRVGIVGPNGSGKSTLLQMISGKLGPDAGEVVVGPTVNLGYFTQEHQEMNESLRVIEYIKEVAENIKTADGSLITAAQMLERFLFTPASQWTPISRLSGGEKRRLYLLRVLMAAPNVLLLDEPTNDLDIQTLAVLEDYLDDFPGVVFVVSHDRYFLDRTVDKVLSFEGGGAVRVHVGDYSEYAEWMLKNAPGSSQDSGAGTAAKVKPATEDNKPAASAAKPKLKFSFKEQREYDQIDENIEKAEANLARINKEMEESFSDSARLQELMAEQAEAESHLDELMERWTVLNELAEQIENSKS, from the coding sequence ATGAACATAATGACGGTTGAGCAAGTTGCGAAAAGCTATGGTGAGAAAATATTGTTTAAAGACGCCTCATTCGGCATGGGTGATCAGGACAAAATTGGTGTCGTTGGCGTCAATGGAACCGGAAAGTCCACGTTTTTGCGTGTCATTGCAGGTATGGAGCCAGCGGATGAGGGACAGATCTCGATTGGTAATGACGTGCGTATACAGTTCCTGGCACAGAATCCGCAGTTTAACCCGGATAATACAGTCTTGCAACAAGTATTCGAGGGCGACAGCCCGGAGATGAAAACAGTACGTGAGTATACAGAAACGATGGAGCTGCTGGAGCTTAATCCTTCCGATCCGGCGCTGCAAGAGCGTTTGCTGCGCTTGAACCAGCAGATGGAGCAGCTTCAAGTCTGGCAGATGGAAAGTGAAGCGAAGAGCATTCTGTCCAAACTGGGCATTCGTCAATTCGATGCGCTGATGGGCACATTGTCTGGTGGACAACGCAAACGGGTAGCGCTTGCCTCTGCACTGATTCACCCCTGCGAATTGCTCATTCTGGATGAGCCTACGAACCATATTGATAATGATTCCGTAGTTTGGCTGGAACAGTATTTACAAAAACGGCGCGGTGCCCTGCTCATGATCACGCATGATCGGTATTTCCTGGATCGAGTAGCAAATGTGATGCTGGAGCTGGACCATGGCCGTTTATTCCGGTATGAAGCCAACTATACCCGCTTCCTGGAACTGAAGGCTGAGCGTGAAGAGCGTGAATCCGCATCCGAACAAAAACGGCAAAATCTGCTGCGTACGGAGCTCGCCTGGATTCGTCGCGGTGCAAAAGCACGGACCACGAAACAAAAAGCCAGAATTGATCGATTTGAACAGTTGAAGGATCAACAGGGTCCCAATCGCTCAGGCTCACTAGAGGTATCCGTGGGCTCCACACGTCTGGGTAAAAAAATACTGGAGATTGAGCATTTGTCCAAATCGGCGGATGGCCGCAAATTGATTGACGACCTCAGTTACATTGCGGTACCAGGTGACCGGGTAGGTATTGTCGGCCCAAACGGTAGTGGTAAATCAACCTTGCTGCAAATGATTTCTGGTAAGCTCGGGCCCGATGCCGGGGAGGTTGTTGTGGGCCCGACAGTTAATCTGGGCTACTTCACTCAGGAGCATCAGGAGATGAATGAATCTCTGCGGGTTATTGAGTACATCAAGGAAGTGGCCGAGAATATAAAAACGGCTGATGGATCTCTCATTACCGCTGCTCAGATGCTGGAACGTTTCCTCTTCACCCCTGCGTCACAGTGGACACCCATCTCCCGTCTGTCCGGCGGAGAAAAGCGACGTCTATACCTGCTGCGTGTGCTGATGGCTGCACCGAATGTCCTGCTGCTGGATGAGCCGACGAATGACCTGGACATTCAGACACTTGCAGTACTCGAAGATTACCTGGATGATTTCCCGGGTGTTGTATTTGTCGTATCCCATGACCGGTACTTCCTTGATCGGACGGTGGATAAAGTACTGTCTTTTGAAGGTGGCGGTGCTGTGCGTGTGCATGTTGGGGACTATAGTGAATATGCAGAATGGATGCTGAAAAATGCCCCTGGATCTTCTCAGGATAGCGGGGCGGGAACAGCAGCTAAAGTGAAACCGGCAACGGAGGATAATAAACCTGCTGCCTCAGCGGCTAAACCTAAGCTGAAGTTCAGCTTCAAGGAACAGCGTGAATATGACCAAATTGATGAAAATATTGAGAAAGCTGAAGCCAATCTCGCCCGAATTAATAAAGAGATGGAAGAATCGTTCAGCGATTCAGCCCGTCTGCAGGAGTTAATGGCAGAGCAGGCGGAGGCGGAAAGTCATCTGGATGAACTGATGGAACGCTGGACCGTTCTGAATGAACTTGCGGAACAGATTGAAAACAGCAAGTCTTAA
- a CDS encoding cold shock domain-containing protein: MKGTVKWFNAEKGYGFISVEGGEDVFVHFSAIQGDGFKTLEEGQAVEFEITDGNRGPQAANVNKL, from the coding sequence TTGAAAGGTACAGTTAAATGGTTTAACGCAGAAAAAGGCTATGGCTTTATTTCAGTTGAAGGCGGCGAGGACGTATTCGTACATTTCTCCGCAATCCAAGGCGACGGCTTTAAAACATTGGAAGAAGGTCAAGCGGTAGAATTCGAAATCACTGATGGAAACCGTGGTCCTCAAGCAGCTAACGTAAACAAATTGTAA
- a CDS encoding TetR/AcrR family transcriptional regulator, translating to MSTVQGDKSEAILDAAYGIFGLKGFYETKMSDIADEAGIAKGTIYLYFKNKEQLFVAVSKRDCDSFISRLDHALNSHQSTGDKLGAIAKTHLTYYYERRNHTKLFFMAPNNDPDLMKFMKAFMNEYMSMVREVLENAGVPEPVLLAEAYIGILDRLKMDIMLNPEFNEEHLNKRIAFAAALFLDGCRSFLQV from the coding sequence TTGAGCACTGTGCAAGGAGACAAATCGGAGGCTATTTTGGATGCAGCTTATGGTATTTTCGGTTTAAAAGGATTTTATGAGACGAAAATGTCCGATATTGCGGACGAAGCGGGCATCGCCAAAGGCACCATTTATTTATATTTTAAAAATAAGGAACAATTATTTGTTGCCGTATCCAAGCGGGATTGCGACAGTTTTATCAGTCGCCTGGATCATGCGTTGAACTCACATCAGAGTACGGGGGATAAGCTCGGTGCGATCGCCAAGACTCACCTCACGTATTATTATGAGCGTCGCAATCATACCAAGCTGTTTTTTATGGCACCGAATAATGATCCGGATCTGATGAAGTTCATGAAGGCATTTATGAATGAATATATGAGCATGGTGCGTGAGGTGTTAGAGAATGCTGGCGTACCTGAGCCGGTGCTTCTCGCAGAAGCTTATATCGGGATTCTTGATCGGCTTAAAATGGATATTATGCTGAATCCGGAGTTTAACGAGGAACATCTGAACAAACGAATTGCCTTTGCAGCAGCTCTGTTTCTGGACGGATGTCGTTCCTTTTTGCAAGTATAG
- a CDS encoding M42 family metallopeptidase, whose amino-acid sequence MSFTIDESYVLSFLKKLLDTPSPSGYTHDIIEMIRKEADSLHVAFELNNKGGAVLTLPGQDSSRTIGLSAHVDTLGAMVRSITSYGTLKLTSVGGFTMNSIENEYCTIHTRDGKTYTGTILSLHPSVHVYPDARTFERSESHMEVRIDEVVASKEDVLALGISVGDFISFDARAVITPSGYIKSRHLDDKASVAALFGILESAHRENWKPLHNVSLLISNYEEVGHGASYIPAEISELIAVDMGAMGDDLSCKETDVSICAKDSSGPYDYDMTTRLIELAKQAGLDYVVDIYPQYGSDGSAALRGGNNIRAALIGPGVHASHSMERTHKDAVLNTARLLAAYITTK is encoded by the coding sequence ATGAGTTTTACCATTGACGAATCCTATGTCCTGTCTTTTCTGAAAAAGTTACTCGACACTCCCAGCCCTAGTGGCTATACGCACGATATTATTGAGATGATCCGTAAGGAAGCCGACTCACTACATGTTGCTTTTGAATTGAATAACAAAGGCGGAGCTGTGCTCACATTGCCCGGGCAGGACTCTTCCAGAACGATCGGACTGAGCGCCCATGTGGATACACTGGGAGCCATGGTGCGTTCCATCACTTCCTACGGCACACTGAAGCTCACCTCTGTCGGTGGATTCACCATGAACAGTATCGAGAATGAGTATTGCACCATCCATACACGTGATGGAAAGACCTATACAGGCACCATCCTCTCCCTGCACCCTTCTGTGCACGTCTATCCGGATGCACGTACGTTTGAGCGAAGCGAGAGCCATATGGAAGTGCGTATAGATGAAGTGGTTGCTTCCAAGGAAGATGTTCTGGCATTGGGTATCTCTGTCGGCGACTTTATTTCCTTCGATGCCCGTGCGGTCATTACGCCCAGCGGATATATCAAATCGCGTCACCTTGATGATAAAGCCAGCGTAGCTGCCTTGTTCGGTATCCTGGAATCTGCACATCGGGAAAACTGGAAACCACTACATAACGTTTCGCTGCTCATCTCGAACTATGAAGAAGTTGGACACGGTGCATCTTATATTCCTGCAGAAATCAGCGAATTGATTGCTGTAGACATGGGCGCAATGGGCGATGATCTTAGCTGCAAGGAGACGGATGTATCCATCTGTGCCAAGGATTCGTCCGGACCATATGACTACGATATGACCACTCGACTGATCGAGCTGGCCAAACAAGCAGGCCTGGATTATGTCGTTGATATTTATCCACAATACGGCTCCGATGGCAGCGCAGCATTACGTGGAGGAAATAACATACGCGCTGCATTGATTGGTCCGGGCGTTCATGCTTCTCACTCCATGGAACGTACGCATAAAGACGCTGTCCTGAATACTGCGAGACTACTCGCCGCATATATTACGACCAAGTAA
- a CDS encoding DUF92 domain-containing protein: MDWIIGAVCALIVAGAAYAKKSLTLSGCLAAMIMGTIYYGAGNLFWFGTLLLFFITSTLFSKFRKDRKQELEKSYAKTGNRDAGQVLANGGIGMFLVLGNWVLPHPAWMYAFIGVMATVTSDTWATEWGSLSRKPPRSVVTWKVLTPGTSGGVSLLGTLAAAIGGALIGAGAFFFSWIAGIGSLNLLSWTCVGLVGGLAGAFADSYLGATVQYMYRCTVCGREVEVSEHCGHKTVRARGWSWMSNDLVNVLSSVIGGCLAIGLGIILAS; this comes from the coding sequence ATGGACTGGATTATTGGCGCCGTATGCGCTTTAATTGTGGCGGGTGCTGCCTACGCGAAGAAGTCGCTAACCCTGTCCGGCTGCCTGGCGGCTATGATCATGGGGACGATATATTACGGAGCGGGCAACCTGTTCTGGTTTGGAACACTGCTGTTGTTTTTCATTACCTCAACGCTGTTCTCCAAATTTCGCAAGGATCGCAAGCAGGAGCTTGAGAAATCGTATGCGAAGACGGGCAATCGTGATGCGGGACAGGTCTTGGCTAACGGTGGAATCGGCATGTTTCTTGTGCTGGGGAACTGGGTTCTCCCACACCCGGCATGGATGTATGCTTTTATCGGTGTCATGGCTACTGTTACTTCAGATACATGGGCAACCGAGTGGGGAAGTCTCAGCCGCAAGCCGCCACGCTCAGTCGTGACGTGGAAAGTGCTGACACCAGGTACCTCTGGAGGTGTTTCATTACTAGGGACACTGGCTGCCGCCATCGGTGGAGCTTTAATCGGGGCAGGAGCATTCTTTTTTTCCTGGATTGCCGGGATCGGAAGTTTGAATCTGCTCAGCTGGACGTGTGTCGGCCTTGTAGGCGGATTGGCAGGAGCTTTTGCCGATTCTTATCTGGGCGCGACGGTTCAGTATATGTATCGTTGTACTGTGTGCGGCCGTGAGGTCGAGGTAAGTGAACATTGTGGACACAAAACCGTTCGAGCGCGTGGCTGGTCTTGGATGAGTAATGATCTGGTGAACGTGCTCAGTTCGGTGATCGGCGGATGTTTGGCGATCGGTTTGGGTATCATTTTGGCGTCGTAG
- a CDS encoding lipopolysaccharide assembly LapA domain-containing protein has product MKMQWALIAGLVFALLTGIFAVINVDSVQVNLLFNTVQIPLILLILGCTLIGGIIVGSYGIFRQYRLQRENKQLKLRVSELESSAASSSSSSLDSFKSMDTLGTIDLDNASVESDAIQSQRKGNPSGTL; this is encoded by the coding sequence ATGAAAATGCAATGGGCACTCATCGCAGGTCTCGTTTTTGCATTACTTACCGGAATTTTTGCGGTCATTAATGTGGATTCCGTACAAGTCAACCTGCTATTTAACACGGTTCAAATCCCGCTGATTCTGCTCATTCTTGGCTGCACCCTAATCGGTGGAATCATTGTAGGGTCTTATGGCATCTTCCGCCAATATCGACTGCAACGAGAGAACAAGCAATTGAAGCTGCGTGTATCCGAATTGGAAAGCTCCGCAGCAAGCAGCTCATCCTCTTCTCTGGATTCGTTTAAATCCATGGATACACTCGGAACGATCGATTTGGACAACGCTTCTGTGGAGTCCGATGCCATTCAGAGTCAACGAAAAGGAAATCCTTCGGGTACGCTGTAA
- the pepF gene encoding oligoendopeptidase F, with product MSQLLKRSEVPTEQTWKLEDLFADQKAWDQEYEEVSSLTKKASEFQGKLNKPETLKSCFELEDEISLKTERLFVYARMHQDEDTANPTYQNLSQKAQKLSVQVGEALSYVTPEILSLPDDQLDALISNEKLSAYKFTLEEMKREKAHVLSQAEEALLAQVGNLSQAPQTIFSMLNNADLKFPKIKDEHGNEVELTHGSYIQFLENPNREVRERAFKAVYETYAKQKNTIAAALNANVTKNMFYADVRKYPSVMEMSLYGDNIPKDVYTNLIDTIHESLPLLHRYMDLRKKLLGVDKLHMYDLFAPLVDEYKMDITYEEAKQTVKDGLKPLGKDYADALQTGYDDRWIDVYENENKRSGAYSWGAYGTHPYVLLNHKDNLNSMFTLAHEMGHALHSHYSDTSLPYRDAQYTIFLAEVASTTNEALLMDYLLHKSTDPKEKLYLLTYYADQFRTTVFRQTMFAEFEKMIHERAEQGEALTPQLLSEIYYDLNVKYHGNSMVVDKDIEMEWARIPHFYNSFYVYKYATGFSAATSFSKQILEEGQPAVDRYLGFLKSGGSDYSINILKKAGVDMSTPEPIREAMSVFKELIEQMEQLTK from the coding sequence ATGAGTCAACTATTGAAACGTTCCGAGGTACCTACTGAACAAACATGGAAACTGGAAGATCTATTTGCTGATCAGAAAGCTTGGGATCAGGAATATGAAGAAGTATCGTCTTTGACCAAGAAAGCCTCCGAATTCCAGGGCAAACTGAACAAACCTGAGACACTCAAAAGCTGTTTTGAACTCGAAGATGAGATCAGTCTCAAAACCGAACGTCTCTTTGTGTATGCACGGATGCATCAAGATGAAGACACAGCTAACCCTACATATCAAAACCTGTCCCAAAAAGCACAAAAGTTAAGCGTGCAGGTTGGTGAAGCATTATCTTATGTCACACCCGAAATCTTGTCCCTTCCGGATGATCAGTTGGATGCCCTCATCTCCAACGAGAAACTCTCTGCCTATAAGTTCACATTGGAAGAGATGAAACGTGAAAAGGCTCATGTACTGAGCCAAGCCGAGGAAGCATTGCTCGCACAGGTGGGCAACCTGTCTCAGGCACCACAGACCATCTTTAGCATGTTGAACAACGCCGATCTCAAGTTCCCAAAAATCAAGGATGAACATGGAAACGAAGTGGAACTGACGCACGGCAGCTATATTCAGTTCTTGGAAAATCCGAATCGGGAAGTTCGCGAACGCGCCTTCAAAGCGGTGTATGAAACCTATGCCAAGCAAAAGAACACCATTGCTGCAGCTTTGAATGCCAACGTAACCAAAAACATGTTTTATGCCGATGTACGTAAATATCCTTCCGTCATGGAAATGTCCCTTTACGGCGACAACATTCCGAAGGATGTCTATACCAATCTTATAGATACAATTCATGAGAGCCTTCCGCTGTTACACCGTTACATGGATCTGCGCAAAAAATTGCTTGGCGTAGATAAGTTGCATATGTATGATCTTTTCGCCCCACTGGTGGATGAATACAAAATGGACATTACCTACGAAGAAGCAAAACAAACGGTTAAAGATGGACTGAAGCCACTTGGTAAGGATTATGCAGACGCATTGCAGACTGGCTACGATGATCGCTGGATTGATGTATACGAAAATGAGAATAAACGTTCAGGCGCATACAGCTGGGGAGCCTACGGCACCCACCCTTACGTCTTGTTGAATCACAAAGATAACCTGAATAGCATGTTTACACTGGCACATGAAATGGGTCATGCACTGCATTCCCACTATTCGGACACTTCACTTCCGTATCGTGATGCACAGTACACCATTTTCCTGGCTGAAGTTGCATCTACAACGAATGAAGCCTTGCTGATGGATTATCTGCTCCATAAATCAACAGATCCGAAGGAAAAGCTGTACTTACTGACGTATTATGCAGATCAGTTCCGTACCACCGTATTCCGTCAAACTATGTTTGCAGAATTCGAAAAAATGATTCACGAGCGTGCTGAACAGGGTGAAGCTCTCACACCTCAGCTGCTTTCGGAAATTTATTATGACCTTAATGTCAAATACCACGGAAACAGTATGGTTGTGGACAAAGATATTGAAATGGAATGGGCGCGTATTCCCCACTTCTATAACAGCTTCTACGTGTACAAATATGCGACCGGCTTCTCAGCAGCGACCAGTTTCTCCAAGCAAATTCTGGAAGAAGGTCAACCTGCTGTGGACCGCTACCTTGGATTCCTCAAGAGCGGTGGCAGCGACTATTCCATCAACATCCTGAAAAAAGCAGGAGTGGATATGTCAACGCCAGAGCCGATTCGCGAAGCGATGAGTGTGTTCAAGGAACTGATTGAGCAAATGGAACAACTAACGAAATAA
- a CDS encoding ABC transporter ATP-binding protein, whose amino-acid sequence MSLPADQHTIRIEQLRKTYNAPTHGDVHYIIKDVDLVIKGGEFFVLLGPSGCGKSTLLNMIAGFISKSGGQLKVDNKEIDRPGKDRAMVFQQADSSLFPWLTVRENVEFGLRMAKVPKSQRRTISDRYIELVGLGSHEAKFPKELSGGMKQRVQLARVLANDSAILLMDEPFGALDAMTRRTMQKELVNIWQETHKTVIFVTHDIQEALLLGQRIGIMSVGPSSKITDIYDNALSYPRNIASSEFNTLYDQIQSHFEQ is encoded by the coding sequence ATGTCCTTACCTGCAGATCAGCATACGATTCGTATCGAGCAGCTTCGAAAAACATACAATGCCCCCACCCATGGGGATGTACATTATATTATCAAGGATGTCGATCTGGTCATCAAGGGTGGGGAATTCTTTGTCCTGCTAGGTCCCAGTGGATGTGGCAAGTCCACGCTTCTAAATATGATTGCAGGCTTTATCTCCAAGTCGGGCGGTCAGCTCAAGGTGGACAATAAGGAGATCGATAGGCCGGGCAAGGATCGGGCCATGGTATTCCAGCAGGCGGATTCTTCTCTCTTTCCATGGCTTACCGTCAGGGAGAATGTGGAGTTTGGACTTCGGATGGCCAAGGTGCCCAAGTCTCAGCGGCGTACGATATCAGACCGATACATCGAGCTTGTTGGACTGGGTAGTCATGAAGCCAAATTTCCCAAGGAACTGTCAGGTGGCATGAAGCAGCGGGTGCAATTGGCCCGGGTGTTAGCCAACGATTCGGCCATTCTGTTGATGGATGAACCTTTTGGAGCGCTGGATGCAATGACACGGCGTACGATGCAGAAAGAGCTGGTCAATATTTGGCAGGAAACGCACAAGACCGTTATTTTTGTCACTCATGATATCCAGGAGGCGCTCTTGCTGGGTCAGCGGATAGGCATTATGTCCGTAGGGCCTTCATCCAAGATAACGGATATATACGACAATGCTCTGTCTTATCCAAGGAATATTGCCTCATCCGAGTTCAACACCCTATATGACCAGATTCAAAGCCATTTTGAACAATAA
- a CDS encoding ABC transporter permease: MRWLEKKWVSIPLLWVTVILIWQLGAMLYGPEVIPGPWDTILGARELLADGTLMQYIGISFTRVLAGWVLGSVIAIPVGLIIGKVHMIRLFAEPFLNFIRFIPPIAFITLFLVWFGIGEQSKIALIMYATFFIVVLNTLTGVLSIEEDKIRSARSMGANEWQILLHVVVPATTPYIFTGVRLAMGTSYMAIIGAEMIAANEGVGYLIWNSRLFFRTDWIFVGLISLGFMGFLTDRLFNWFGRSVLYRYGVIGGTKRV, encoded by the coding sequence ATGAGATGGTTGGAGAAAAAGTGGGTATCTATCCCTTTATTATGGGTGACGGTAATTCTGATTTGGCAGCTAGGGGCCATGCTCTATGGTCCTGAAGTGATTCCCGGTCCGTGGGATACCATTCTCGGTGCCCGTGAACTGCTTGCTGACGGTACACTGATGCAGTATATCGGAATTAGTTTTACACGTGTGCTTGCGGGTTGGGTGCTTGGCAGTGTGATAGCGATCCCGGTAGGGCTTATCATCGGCAAGGTTCATATGATCCGGCTGTTTGCCGAACCTTTTCTTAATTTTATCCGCTTTATTCCGCCGATTGCATTCATTACCCTATTCCTGGTCTGGTTCGGGATCGGGGAGCAATCGAAGATTGCACTCATCATGTATGCAACGTTCTTCATTGTGGTGTTAAACACGCTGACAGGTGTACTCTCCATTGAAGAAGACAAGATCCGGTCTGCCCGCAGCATGGGAGCAAACGAATGGCAGATTTTGCTGCATGTCGTTGTTCCGGCGACGACTCCGTATATTTTCACGGGGGTGCGGCTGGCAATGGGCACTTCCTATATGGCTATTATCGGAGCAGAGATGATTGCTGCAAATGAAGGCGTGGGTTATCTGATCTGGAATTCCCGATTATTCTTTCGCACAGATTGGATCTTTGTCGGCCTGATTTCTCTGGGCTTTATGGGTTTTCTCACCGATCGGTTGTTCAATTGGTTTGGTCGCAGCGTGCTCTACCGTTATGGTGTCATTGGTGGAACGAAGCGGGTCTGA
- a CDS encoding ABC transporter substrate-binding protein — translation MIRANGVHIVRKPSTLTGALLMLLSILLILSGCSANESVSEAKGASGTEAQKVKIRIADTSTNPTFRVAIAKGFFASHGIDAESITFGSPAEGVNALFIKQVDIAYGADFPVLNALAKGDYSVIASAGQATNEAAAAWKLYAKNDIQSGADLKGKKVSFIRGTFIPYLWDEYLKDVGLGLNDVTQVGQGAFDEAYIALKQGDLDATWVIGSALTDKFDALEGVHQLTDMSQTPVRLGMGLVASNEFIQANPETVSGFLGALNEASVYAQAHPEEVADLMYKETKQPKEATLKDLPINPWEVGFTQAAYDSLAGQKQYMVDNGIIEQNFDLDSKLNLELLKQALPDKVTYSK, via the coding sequence ATGATTAGAGCGAATGGGGTGCATATTGTGAGAAAACCATCCACCTTAACCGGTGCGTTATTAATGCTTTTATCTATTTTATTAATATTATCGGGATGTTCTGCAAACGAATCAGTATCCGAAGCAAAAGGCGCCTCCGGCACAGAGGCCCAAAAAGTGAAAATTCGAATCGCAGATACAAGTACAAATCCAACGTTCAGGGTAGCCATTGCCAAAGGTTTCTTTGCAAGCCACGGTATTGATGCAGAGAGCATTACGTTTGGTTCGCCAGCGGAAGGTGTAAATGCGTTATTTATCAAGCAGGTGGATATTGCGTACGGAGCTGACTTTCCTGTATTGAACGCTTTGGCCAAAGGGGATTATTCCGTCATTGCTTCCGCAGGTCAGGCTACGAATGAAGCGGCAGCTGCGTGGAAGTTGTATGCCAAGAACGATATACAGAGTGGTGCAGATCTGAAGGGTAAAAAAGTAAGTTTCATCCGCGGTACATTTATTCCTTACCTGTGGGATGAATATTTGAAGGACGTGGGATTGGGGCTAAATGATGTAACCCAGGTGGGTCAGGGAGCATTTGACGAAGCGTACATTGCGCTAAAGCAGGGCGATTTAGATGCAACCTGGGTCATTGGTTCCGCCTTGACTGATAAGTTTGATGCGCTTGAAGGCGTGCATCAGCTCACGGATATGTCCCAAACCCCTGTGCGCCTTGGAATGGGGCTTGTAGCAAGCAATGAGTTCATCCAGGCGAATCCTGAAACAGTGAGTGGTTTTCTCGGAGCTCTGAATGAAGCCTCCGTATATGCTCAGGCACATCCTGAAGAGGTTGCAGACCTGATGTATAAGGAAACCAAGCAGCCTAAGGAGGCCACCTTGAAGGATCTGCCAATCAATCCATGGGAAGTTGGATTTACCCAGGCAGCTTATGACAGTCTGGCAGGGCAGAAGCAGTATATGGTGGATAACGGGATCATCGAACAGAATTTTGATCTCGATAGCAAACTGAACCTGGAGCTCCTGAAGCAGGCACTGCCAGATAAAGTGACTTATAGTAAATAA